The Streptococcus equi subsp. equi nucleotide sequence GAAACAATCTCAGGAAAAGTGATAATCGGTATAATCAACCTTATTGTCGGTGGAATAGTTGGTGCAATAATTGCAAAATATATTCAATAAATGATTTATTTTGAAGTAGAATAAGTTCTTGTCGTATTTGCTCTACTTCTTTTTTTGCATCCTCTTTGGAAATAAGAGTCGGATTGTCGTACCAATCTCTTTCCACGTAAAGTTCGTTTTCTTTCCCCTCTAAGCTATCAGCGACCCACTGAAAATGCTCTTTACGCTTTTGTAGATCAACGATGTTTTTTTTCATTTTTCCTCCTTGTTTTAAAATTTGTAAACAAGAAATAACTAAATTTTCAACTTTTTAGTATATGACCACTTGACAACTCACACCTAAAAAGTTAGAATTAAAGCATATTAAAGAACCTTAACAAATCAACTTAAACTCGTTCGCCAAAACTGTTTTATAGTTGTTTGCTTAGTTGTTTTTTTAGTTATCTCTTGCTTACAAAAAATATGATACACCCATTTGGTTGAATTGTCAACATTTTTCACCCAAAAAGTTGAAATATTTTTTGTCATGCCTTAGAAAGGTTGATAAATCAATGTTTCCGACGTTTGAAAAAATCAAAGAATTGTGCAAACAGCGTGGAATTACACTTATTCAACTAGAGGAAACTTTAGAATATAGCCGAAATACACTCTATAAGTTGAAAACTCAAAAACCCAACGCTGAAAGAATTGCTGAAATAGCAGACTACTTCAATGTTTCAACAGATTATTTGCTTGGTCGCACTGATAATCCTGCTATTGCTAATGGCACCACTAGTCAAAAAACAATAGACTTTAAAGAGATAGCTGCTCAGTCAATGTCTTATGATGGAAAACCACTTACCGATGATGATATTGATCTCATTGCAGCAGTCTTAGAACAAAGATTCAAGAATAGAGATTAACTATGGACTTATCACTTCAAGAGTATGTCAAAGGTCACGGTTATGAGCTTTTATTTTATGATAACCGTGGCACAGATAAAGAAGCGTTTGTTAACCATGACTGCAAAGTTCTTGGTATTGGTTCTTATCTTGATGATCATGAAAAAAAGAAAGCAATATATCATGAAATCGGTCATAAAGAGCATACCAACAGACAGTATGAACTAAATAGAGAACTGTGTGAATTAGAAGCAGACAG carries:
- a CDS encoding phage DNA-binding protein, yielding MFPTFEKIKELCKQRGITLIQLEETLEYSRNTLYKLKTQKPNAERIAEIADYFNVSTDYLLGRTDNPAIANGTTSQKTIDFKEIAAQSMSYDGKPLTDDDIDLIAAVLEQRFKNRD
- a CDS encoding phage protein codes for the protein MKKNIVDLQKRKEHFQWVADSLEGKENELYVERDWYDNPTLISKEDAKKEVEQIRQELILLQNKSFIEYILQLLHQLFHRQ
- a CDS encoding phage protein — protein: MDLSLQEYVKGHGYELLFYDNRGTDKEAFVNHDCKVLGIGSYLDDHEKKKAIYHEIGHKEHTNRQYELNRELCELEADRNMIHHLLKEELSYLDNVNEFNYARFMEKYKLKTITDEKMVIDEYYTLIG